Proteins found in one Neurospora crassa OR74A linkage group II, whole genome shotgun sequence genomic segment:
- a CDS encoding nucleoside-diphosphate-sugar epimerase, translating into MSARKSILITGAGGLVGPLLATRLLRDPNYSQHIIYLTDLAPPIVPSASSSIPADRLQNVIPIQGDITSPSFVSSLISSTLQDGAQLSAVFIFHGIMSAGSEANFELSLKVNVDSVRLLLDEIRTQAPGTRVIYSSSQAVYGQPLPAVVTDDVTPTPQSTYGAHKLMMETYINDLHRKGYIVGFVVRFPTISVRPGKPTAAASSFLSGIIREPLAGKECVVPIEDRSFRSYLSSPSTIAENLVRVLEMDSDKLPEHRRSVNFPGISVSVQELLDALEKYGGKEKLGLVKEKRDEGLEKVLRSWPTNFDTSRAVGELGLVVDEGVDGLVGEYVESLKQSE; encoded by the coding sequence atgTCCGCCCGCAAatccatcctcatcaccggcgccggcggtcTCGTCGGCCCCCTCCTCGCcacccgcctcctccgcgaCCCTAACTACTCCCAACACATCATCTACCTAACCGACCTCGCGCCTCCCATCGTCCcctccgcctcttcctccatcccCGCCGACCGGCTTCAAAACGTCATCCCCATCCAAGGCGACATCACCTCCCCCTCTTTCGTCTCCTCCCTCATTTCCTCCACCCTCCAAGACGGCGCACAGTTATCCGCAgtcttcatcttccacgGCATCATGTCCGCCGGCTCTGAGGCGAATTTCGAGTTATCTCTCAAAGTCAACGTCGACTCCGTGCGCTTATTGCTCGACGAAATCCGCACCCAAGCCCCCGGCACACGAGTGATATACAGCAGTTCGCAAGCAGTCTACGGCCAACCCTTACCCGCCGTCGTAACAGACGACGTCACGCCCACCCCGCAAAGCACATACGGCGCGCACaagttgatgatggagacgTACATCAACGATTTGCATCGCAAGGGATATATCGTGGGCTTTGTCGTGCGCTTCCCTACTATCTCGGTGCGACCGGGTAAACCAACGGCGGCTGCGTCAAGTTTCTTGTCGGGCATTATTAGGGAGCCGTTGGCGGGAAAAGAGTGCGTGGTGCCGATTGAGGATCGGAGCTTTAGGTCGTACTTGTCGAGCCCGTCGACGATTGCGGAGAATTTGGTCAGGGTGTTGGAGATGGATAGTGATAAGTTGCCGGAGCATAGGAGGAGTGTCAATTTCCCGGGCATTAGTGTCAGTGTGCAGGAGTTGTTGGATGCGCTGGAGAAGTACGGAGGGAAGGAGAAACTGGGGCTGGTCAAGGAAAAGAGGGATGAGGGACTGGAAAAGGTGTTGAGGAGCTGGCCGACGAATTTTGATACAAGTAGGGCGGTGGGcgagttggggttggtggttgatgagggGGTGGACGGGCTGGTTGGGGAGTATGTGGAGAGTTTGAAGCAGAGTGAGTGA